taagagtttaatcggcaataagggtaGAACGTGAAGCAATTAATTTCAAACAAGACACGTAAGGGTAAATTTGGTAAATGGgggatttaacatgacaaaacaattttatatctaatgaacataagaacctaagagccctaaacagttaattttcaacaattaagcccgagtacgtactggTCACCTCTCGTACACGGCCTTCagatgacacaattagcacaaatgactcaaatcctaaggggtaattttcccacacaaagttaggcaagatacttacctcaaggaatctagaccgatactctaaaatgaccttctcaagtgaaacaacctccggacggctcaaatctagccaaaataacttcaaatcataaataaaactcataagaaataattccggataataaagcttcaatctttaacaaaactAAAATATCAACCCCCAgacccgcacctcagaacccgataaaatttacaaaatccgaacacccattcgataacgagtttaaccatacaagaattaccaaattctgatatcaaatcgcctttcaaatccaaattttacattttgaattttttttataaatttccccaaattttcaacttaattcactaattaaatgatgaaaataacaatggattcatgaaatataatatgaTTCGGGTAAACacaacttacctcaatgaatttcttgaaagacCCACGAAAAATCTCCCAAAGCCGAAGtctacaactccaaaaatgataaaaatggctaaccctctaAATAAAGTTCTTATATTTTCAGCCAAGTGATTaatacatcgcgatcgcggaacattcctcatgatcgcgaagaagaaaaaatgaaggcTGCTAAAacgtgcttcgcgaacgcgacatcaagCTCACGAGCGCAGTGACCAGATCTTCAGACCCTGCACGAATGCGTCTAtgtactcgcgaacgcgaagagaagaGTTGCCTGATGCCCTTTCCGCCTTACCTCTACACGATCGCGGACCActgaatgcgaacgcgaaggcaaaagcCTTCCAGCCTTCGCGAATGAGAgtccctcttcgcgaacgtgaagggaaATTGTTGCCTGCCTCCCaattacactacgcgaacgcgatgaagaacacCAAATACCAGCAAATCAGTAGTCCAACAACATGGAGAAAtcacccgtagcccatccgaaacacacccgaggccgccgggaccccgtccgaacattccaactagttccataacataacacggacctacttaaacctatgaactttcaaatctttcaacttccagaACGCGTGTCGAAACATGTCAAATCAACCCCGAATGTCGTCggattttgcatgcaagtcccaaaagACATAAAAGAGCTAATACAACTCTCAGGATCgcaatccgagcccgatatcaaccaagtcaactccaggtcaaacctctcaaccttccaaaatttcaactttccaattttcgtcaaaatgcttcaaattatcctacggacctccaaatccggacgcctaagtccaaaattaccatacgaagctattgaaattatcaaatgCCATTTTGGaatcgtctacacaaaagttagAACTCAGGTCAACTCTTACcgtttaagcttctaaaacaagaatccttttTCCAAATTGaccctgaatcatccgaaaaccaaactcgaccgcaCACACAAGTAataacacataatatgaagctgctcgagaccttaagcttCCAAACGAGatgttaattctcaaaacgaccggttaggTCATTACAATATCTCCCGAAACTATCCCACCAACTATTACACTGAAGCATTATCACCAGTTTTGATATTGAAATTCAGTCGTATCACCAAATTCAAGCTAgaaaaaataatttcacaatgatataaaaaatttagaaatctgCTATACGTTCAGAGCTGATTGATCATACTTCACATTCATATGCAATCAGTATTTTCTGAAAggattttgttttgaatttgttgcaTTTTTGATAGAAAAACTGAGGAAATCATCGGTAGAGGTGGATTCTGCAGAAAATTAGGCGTCAATTGCGTCTTATATTGGTTGTAGATTGTAGCGTATAAGATTTGTAACTGAGAAATATTCTCTAGCTTGAATCACGCGTCTAATTAGAGAAGCCCACAGTTCGAAGGACACTATATTAGGcgattgtataatttttgtagaGAAAACTTGTTTATGCCGTGTAATTTGCAATACTTGGACAATTTAGGTAAATAGGTTTTATATAGTGTATAGAAAGGAAATAAATCCTAAAAATATTGCTAGGGATTTGAAGTGAATTTTCAACCCCCATACATACAAGATTCTCTATTAAAATATAGAAATAGAGATGATAACTCATAATTTTGTTGGTAAAAAACTGCACTCCACTCTTCCTCGTGGTTTTAGTCACTGTCAGCAGAATTCTCTATTGGCTGTTGTCGATCTTACGCACTCCCCTTTCCCCCATTGCTAGGAGCCTCGCCCTCTTGACTTGATATGTCAAGAAGACTACAACCGATAGGAAGAACACTAGGAGAACGTCGAGACGCCATAAGTTTGGAGCGCAAGGCCAGCAGAGCTTGCTGCAGAGGAGATAAGAAAAGCCTCAGCAGAGGGGACATAAATTAGTAACAGTGGGAAATCCACTGTTAAATAATACTCCTTCTGTTTTAATTATGTGGAAAAGTTTAAATAGACATGaatctaaaagaaaaatatttttgaaaacttgCAATTATAAACATATTTTATAGGTGAGTTTAGAATTCAACAATTATACTGGCTAATTTAATACAATAATTAACTAGACtaacaacccaacaacaacaataacaacaaccctgtaaaatcccactaatggggtctggggagggtagtgtgtacgcagaccttacccctaccccaaaggagtagagaggctatttccaaaagaccatcggctcaagaaaacaaaaagacaaaactACAAAAGGAGACAACATTAGTATCACCACAataatcatagaaaaaataggaacaccatgaaatgcagaagaaagatgcaaagcaaaaatgATAGCTAGAAAATAAaacatgcactgaaaagcgaaatagtaaaaCACAACATTGTCATTAGCTACCCTAGACAAAAACCCTACGTGGccagtcccacaatggtacgaaataagtcaagactcaactacatcctaacctacaactctaatactcgacctccacatcttcctatcaagtgtcatgtcctcgaaaatctggagcctcgccatatcttgtatgatcacctctccccaatacttcttaggccgccctctacctcttctcgtgccctccacaaccaatCGCTCACACCTCcataccggagcatctgggcttctcctttgaacatgtccgaaccatctaagcctcgcttcccgcatcttgtcatcaatgggagccacatgcaccttctcccgaataacataattcctaatcttatctatcctagtgtgcccgcacatccacctcaacatcctcatttctggtactttcatcttctggatatgtgagttcttaatgggccaacactcagccccatacaatatGGCTGGTCTATCCAccactttatagaacttacctttgagtattggtggcactcacttgtcacacaggactccagatgctaacctccacttcatccatcctaccctaatacggtgtgtgacatcctcgtcgatctcccctcccccctggataaccgaattaaggtacttgaagctgcctctactcgggataacctgtgattcaagcctcacatccacgcccacttcccctggctcagcgctgaatttacactccaagtattccgtcttcgtcctgctcaacttgaaacccttagactcaagagcctgtctccaaacctctagcctctcgttaacaccggctcgcgactcatcaatcagaactatgtcatcggcaaatagcatgcaccatggcacctccccttgaatatgttATGTTAACTCGTCGATTAcgagggcgaataagaacggactgagcgcagaaccttggtgtaaccccattacaaccgaaAACTActtagagtcgcctcctactgtcctaacccgagtcttagccccatcatacatgtccttaatcgctaTAATGTAGGGAACGAatacaccttttgcctccaggcatctccagagaacttctcttgGAATCctatcatacgctttctctaggtcaataaagaccatgtgcagatccttcttcctctctctgtacagttccaccaacctcctaacaaggtgtatagcttctatAGTCAAACGACCCAGCATGAACTCGAACTGGTTGTCGaatacagacactgtcatccttACCCTCACTTCAACCACcatctcccacactttcatggtatgactcagtaatttgatacccctataattgttacaactttggatatcacctttgttcttatacaatgggaccaccgtactccacctccactcattcggcatcctcttcgccttaaaaataatattaaacaacctagtcaaccactccaaacctgctctccccacacacttccaaaattccaccggaataTCATCTGGCCCgatcgctctgcccctactcatcttacgcatagctcccacgacctcaTCAACCTCGATAtgcctgcagtacccaaagtcacggtgactctcggaatgctccagtTCGCCTAGCATAATATcatgatccccttcttcatttagaagtttatgaaagtaagtctgccatctcctcttaatctgggcatcttccattAATACTttaccatcttcgtccttgatgcatcacacttggtccaaatcccgagcctttctctctctcaacttggctagccagaataacttcttctccccggcTTTTTTTCCCAGTTCCTCATACATACGACCATATGCagcagtcttagcctctgtgaccgccaGCTTAGCCTCCTTCCTTGCTGtcttatacctctccatgcatGCTCTCCTCTCCTCCTCAtctatgctccccactaacttcaggtacgccaccttcttagcttccactttaccttgaaccacttcattccaccaccagtctcctttgtgcccaccagaGACGCCCGTCGAGACTCCTAACACCTTTCTCGCAACTTTCCTAATACAGTCTGCTATCGCTGACCATATAGTGCTCGCATCACCGCTGCTCCTCCAAGCTCCTATAGCCGATAACCACCCTTCTaactcttgggctttatccttagttaaggctccccacctgattctcggacttcctcgagtagaccttttcctcctctttaacataataccaacaTCCATCACCAAGAGTCTATGTTGCGTCGCGAGTATCTCACCCGGgatcaccttgcaatccttgcacattCCTCTGTCACCTCTCCTGAGGagaagatagtcaatctgagtcttcgccactgcaatttgaaaagtaaccaaatgcctcTCCCTCTTTGGAAAGCTAGAGTTCacaatcaccaacccaaaagccttagcgaagtccaacaacgatgtacctcctccgttcctctccccaaaaccgaagcctccatgcacctcgccataaccaccTGCAGTCGACCCAATATGCCCATTGAAATCCCTTCATATGAATAGCTTCTCAGTAGGCAGAACCTGAcgcacaatctcatctaaccccTCCTAGAAGCGtcgtttaacctcctcatctaggcccaCATGTGGCGCATAGGCGCTAACGATATTTAGGGtgcactctccaaccaccaacttaataatcatcaatttaTCATTCGCTCAGACTCTCTgagttccctatccaccaagatgcccattccattcttacctttctggactcctgagtaccaaagtttatacccgtcCGTGTCCTTCGCCCTCGACTCTACCCACCTAGTCTCTTGGGcacacgctatattgaccctcctcttctggaggatcttcgccaactctatagacttacccgtcaatatacctacgttccatgacccaattctcaacctacagacacccttgttccctttacctcccTTGCCTATCGCCCCACCCCTAACCCCTGCCCTACCTCCCGCCCCACCCCCGTTCCCCCGAACAACCCAAATTaacaataaactaaaaataacccCATTCTTTTTTAACTACCCGATTTACTTTCATACTTTACTTTTTGTAGCCCACTACCTAGAAAAACGTAATCTTCTCATATCTCATTCTCACACCTAATATTCCTCTTTCTACCCTAATACAAACCGCTGCCTATCTCCTTCCAACTGCCGCAATATCCTTTCGTTAGAAACCACACCAAATCCAAGGTTTACTTTAAAACATAGCCATTTCAGAGAGAGACAAAAAAGCTTAATAGAGAAAGTGTAAGAGACTATGAAAAGTCATagttattgcttttttttttttgccagtGTAATGGGCCTTTGCGCAATTGAGAGACGAGGGGTTGGGGTATATGCGTGATTGAAGATCGTGATCTatcttcttctctctcttttttttctagaTTTTCCTCTTCCTTTTCCCCCAAATCTGTAATTGATGAGATTCTAGACAGTGGTAGTGTATAATCACTGGATACTCTATGTGTAATACTATAATCAGTTTATTCTCAGTATACAAATATTATATACTTATTACATATTAATTATACACAGATTATACAACATATAGATAGACTTTTAAGATGTATAATCACTGGCTATTGGATGTATAATatttatacattgattatatattgGTTATACGCCCGTTTGGTTTTTGAATAATAaatctagtaaaaataaaaaatatatctcTCCAGCtagtttgttatttttgttttcatttgACTGTCTGATTTTGATGTGGAATTCACTTGGTTAGTGTGACAATAGGAATAAGTTTCATAGTAATTATTGAACTCAAAGCATTTTAATTTATGGGTTTGTAGAGGGGTGCAAATTATGTTAGTCGCGTTGTGAATCTTTTAGCTTAAATCATAATTGGATTTAAATTCATTTTGATAGATTGATCAAATCACTAGTTTCTATGGAAAATTTGAAGAAGCGTGCTTTTCGCCCATTTTCTTGGTTTCCATAGTGATCCCGCTAGAAAAGTTTAGTTTTAGTGTAAGAAAAAATTTAGGGCTAGGGGGTGTAATGAATAGTAACGGGCGGCTATTTCTGTTTTTTCCCAATTTAATACTATACTTCCTTTCGGAATAACAGCTCTAATAATTCCATTATCGTCTACTAAAATGATCGAAAAGTATTTCAAAAAAGGGTGCATACAACATATAAAAAGTTCATGCTATTCTTTTTCTCTAAAGATAAATTAGAAAAGTTTTaaaatttgtaattttaaatatttcataagTGATATTTAGGCGGTTATacatatttcttttaaaagataaaataaaaagttttagaACGGAGAGTAGTTATAAAGCAGCGTTACAGTGAAAATTTACACTAACCCTTTAACTTATCTCGTAATTCATTGTTCTTTATTATAAAAGTAATTTAAGAAACTTAATTGTCACATCACATCCCAATACTTATTCCATTAAACACTTTACACACGTAACCAATCCATCTCAACACGAAACTGCCCGAAATGCTCCTCCTTAATATCACCATAACCAACCCCTCTCCAATTCTACTTTCCTTCTCCAAAAAACCCACACTTCCCTTTTCCTTCATCAAAATCCTCCCAATTTCACTCTTCTCTCTCCACTCTTCCCCAAAAATGAGCAGTTGGCTCAACAAACTGGGTTTCGGTTTTCGAACTGATCAATCCCCTGCTATGGACTCATCTGCAATTCCTCAAGGACCCGACGATGACATACCCGCCCCGGGTCAACAGTTTGCTCAATTCGGAGCGGGTTGTTTCTGGGGCGTTGAATTGGTGTATCAGAGAGTGGCGGGTGTTACAAAGACTGAAGTGGGATACTCACAGGGTTATGTACATAACCCGAGATATGAAGATGTGTGTAGCGGTACTACTAATCATTCGGAGGTGGTTAGGGTTCAGTATGATCCTAAGGAATGTAGCTATGATTCCTTGCTTGATGTTTTCTGGTCTCGTCATGACCCCACCACTCCCAATCGACAGGTGGCTTTTCAATTTTCATGTATAATATTTGGTTATATTTTTTTTGGCTGAGTTTATTTCTGGAATCATATGCTTAAGTTTAATTAACTGGGAAAATTTTAACGAGTCCATGTAAAAaatgaactttttttttctttgatgaaTTAATGCTAGAATTGTGAGCTTGCCTGAGGCTTCTACTCTAATTGATTTCTAGACTGAAGGCTAGAATTGAAGTTGGAATCTTTATTGACTGAGAGTTCCTCTTTAGTTTTTGTGGCTATAGTCAGCGACTTCTTCTTAAATCTGCTGATGCATAAAACTATTTGCCTAACAATAACCTTCTAGGACATCATGTAAGCCGTATGGACAATTTTGCATAAAGAGAATGTGTTTGGGAATAAAATTGTTCTTAAAGAAATGTGTTTGAATAGTTGTAGTTTTTCCAAGACTTTTTGTGTTGAATAAGAAATTTTCAGTGAAAAAAGGGTGAAACCTATTGTCGAAAAAtgtgatttttatttgaaaaacaccCTCAAACCACTTCATAAAATGGTTTTTGCAAAACGTTCTTccaaaaaattaaacaaactcGTTTTTGCAAGATTTCAAAAGATGTTCTGTAAACAAATGCCACCTAATATTCTGATGGCAATGTTTTGTTGATAATATACTGAAGATCAGGTCTTCATTTGATGGTAACACCCTCTTAGGTGCTTACTTCAGAAATTGTTGCCATGAAGATCCAGGCTGCAAAATGTCTAAGAAATTTGACTGACTTTTATATAGACGAGAGTGGTCATGTACCCAATTAGCATTTTACCCGCTAAAGTAAATTTCACGGTGAACATCATCAGAATTCTCTGTTTGTTTCTGCCTTGTGTTGATCTTAAATATGAATCTTGCTTGTTTTGCCTCTACTGTGATTGTTATGCATCTGGTTCTCTAGCGCCAAGGAGGAGACAATAGCGGAGTTCTAATTATGTGGGACCAAAAAGGCTTGGCAACATTTTTGCATGTTATTTAAGTGGTTGTGGATAAAATCTTACAATGTGGAAAAATGTCCCAAATGCTAAATATGAGTGGATAATTGAAGCAAAAGAGGTTGTAAAGCCAACTGGATGCAGTATATGGAAACATATCAAGAATTTGCGGCAAAAATTCAAGAGTTAATACTCAATTCATCAGTGGTGATGGGCAGAAAATAAAATGATGGATTCGATTGGACGAGTATATTCTAAATAGAGAAGCTTTTGCTCGCTTGTAAATAGTTTCTTCAACTCAACTTCCTCTATGCTGGCCTGAGATGAAATTTAATGGAGAAACATGGTTAGTGAGGGTTCATATAGCCGACCCTAACTTGTTTGGGGCTGAGATATTGTTGTTTTTGTGACCAACATTCTTTTGGTGCAATTCAATAAA
The sequence above is drawn from the Nicotiana tabacum cultivar K326 chromosome 13, ASM71507v2, whole genome shotgun sequence genome and encodes:
- the LOC107772726 gene encoding peptide methionine sulfoxide reductase A1-like — encoded protein: MLLLNITITNPSPILLSFSKKPTLPFSFIKILPISLFSLHSSPKMSSWLNKLGFGFRTDQSPAMDSSAIPQGPDDDIPAPGQQFAQFGAGCFWGVELVYQRVAGVTKTEVGYSQGYVHNPRYEDVCSGTTNHSEVVRVQYDPKECSYDSLLDVFWSRHDPTTPNRQGNDVGTQYRSGIYFYTPEQEKAALESRDRQQKLLNRNIVTEILPAKKFYRAEEYHQQYLAKGGRFGSKQSAVKGCNDPIRCYG